The following proteins are co-located in the Micromonospora viridifaciens genome:
- a CDS encoding TrmB family transcriptional regulator — protein MNDSADISILVDLGLTQYAARAYLAMIGREAASPSDIARLTGIPRPRTYDVLASLRERGMIRQVDGETLRYRAFPPDSVLDRLLAVRRRELERSAERARELTDRLLPRFRAGQSRDEPLEYVEVLRDPRHAVTRIEELWSHAQREVLVFVRPPYLAPPPASEATIKAGITQRAIYEESLLANPELAELAGAYAQLGEEVRLIDRLPLKLTIVDGESVAFNMPDPAEGSPSVTTVVVHHKMLAETLRIAFDSLWSRARPLNDASKSQRRV, from the coding sequence ATGAATGACTCAGCAGACATATCCATCCTGGTCGACCTCGGGCTCACGCAGTACGCCGCCAGGGCCTACCTCGCCATGATCGGCCGGGAAGCCGCCTCGCCCAGTGACATCGCCCGGCTGACGGGCATCCCACGACCGCGGACGTACGACGTCCTCGCCTCGCTACGCGAACGCGGCATGATCCGTCAGGTGGACGGAGAAACCCTCCGCTACCGGGCATTTCCTCCCGACAGTGTCCTCGACCGGCTGCTGGCGGTCCGCCGGCGCGAGCTGGAACGCTCCGCCGAACGCGCGAGAGAACTCACCGATCGCCTCCTCCCCCGGTTCCGCGCCGGGCAGTCCCGAGACGAACCGCTGGAGTACGTCGAGGTGCTTCGCGATCCACGCCATGCGGTGACCCGCATTGAGGAGTTGTGGTCTCACGCCCAACGCGAAGTACTCGTCTTCGTTCGCCCGCCCTATCTCGCCCCACCCCCGGCCAGCGAGGCCACCATCAAGGCGGGCATCACCCAGCGCGCCATCTATGAGGAGTCACTGCTTGCCAACCCCGAACTCGCCGAGCTCGCAGGTGCCTACGCCCAGCTCGGGGAAGAAGTCAGGCTCATCGACCGGCTACCGCTCAAGCTGACCATCGTCGATGGCGAGTCCGTGGCATTCAACATGCCTGACCCCGCAGAAGGCAGCCCGTCCGTCACCACCGTGGTCGTCCATCACAAGATGCTCGCCGAAACGCTACGGATCGCCTTCGATTCGCTCTGGTCACGGGCGCGCCCCCTGAACGATGCGAGCAAAAGTCAACGTCGAGTGTGA
- a CDS encoding nitroreductase family protein, which produces MTWVEQLRAHEAVCRRAPSAHNTQPWQPEYHADEIVINVDPARSLPDSDPTGRDLDLGVGAFVEACLIVAADLGLNVTAVPGPRLVAAAHAYPTPFTIADVEARRVARGRYATGPVDAAALADLEPGFVHLPARDLASELVVADRWQFGTPAVVAELRDWLRLDPHHPRYHLDGLTDRALVLSWFEARFLAAALRAYPVTRRLGLASLLAASGRNLLRYDGSVLVMLAEGDDDHVTAGRRLLRSWLTLARHGLAVHPLSQLIDCPVTAARLAERVGGRPLAVFRVGRPLAEPVRSARLQPQATG; this is translated from the coding sequence ATGACCTGGGTCGAGCAGCTGCGGGCGCACGAGGCGGTCTGCCGCCGGGCGCCGAGCGCGCACAACACGCAGCCGTGGCAGCCCGAGTACCACGCCGACGAAATCGTCATCAACGTCGATCCGGCCCGGTCCCTGCCCGACTCCGACCCGACGGGGCGTGACCTCGACCTCGGAGTCGGCGCGTTCGTCGAGGCGTGCCTCATCGTCGCCGCCGACCTCGGCCTCAACGTCACCGCGGTGCCCGGTCCCCGCCTGGTCGCCGCGGCGCACGCTTACCCGACCCCGTTCACGATCGCGGACGTCGAGGCCCGCCGGGTCGCCCGTGGCCGGTACGCGACCGGGCCCGTCGACGCGGCCGCGCTCGCCGACCTCGAACCCGGCTTCGTCCACCTTCCCGCCCGGGATCTCGCGAGCGAACTGGTGGTCGCCGACCGCTGGCAGTTCGGCACTCCGGCGGTCGTGGCCGAGCTACGCGACTGGCTACGCCTCGACCCGCACCATCCGCGCTACCACCTCGACGGTCTCACCGACCGGGCCCTCGTCCTGTCCTGGTTCGAAGCGCGGTTTTTGGCCGCCGCGCTGCGCGCGTACCCGGTCACCCGCCGGCTGGGCCTCGCGTCGCTGCTGGCCGCCAGCGGCCGAAACTTGCTGCGGTACGACGGCAGCGTCCTGGTCATGCTGGCGGAAGGCGACGACGACCACGTCACCGCGGGACGGCGTCTCCTGCGTAGCTGGCTGACCCTCGCCCGGCACGGCCTGGCGGTCCATCCGCTCAGCCAGCTCATCGACTGCCCAGTAACCGCTGCCCGGCTCGCCGAACGGGTGGGTGGCCGGCCGCTCGCGGTGTTCCGAGTCGGCCGGCCCCTTGCCGAGCCAGTCCGCTCAGCCCGGCTCCAACCTCAGGCCACGGGCTGA
- a CDS encoding DUF4188 domain-containing protein — translation MRTSDFSAAPPVGQATAMFVGATRYRGPRSILTLTRTWFKMVKQMKRMDGYRWHTVYYQFPFTLGTIAFFSDRDALLKFARSRHHRDLMCWVTDHGTRNATGGYIRLYNAEPEGYSNGVWRAEADGMAHIPTFTPLSTEAAGPPVHRA, via the coding sequence GTGAGGACCTCCGATTTTTCCGCCGCGCCGCCGGTTGGTCAAGCGACCGCCATGTTCGTCGGCGCCACCCGATACCGAGGGCCACGCTCGATCCTCACCCTCACCCGCACCTGGTTCAAGATGGTGAAGCAGATGAAGCGGATGGACGGATACCGCTGGCACACCGTGTATTACCAGTTCCCGTTCACGCTTGGCACCATCGCATTCTTCAGCGACCGCGACGCGCTGTTGAAATTCGCCCGCAGCCGCCACCACCGCGACCTCATGTGCTGGGTGACCGACCACGGCACGCGGAACGCGACCGGCGGCTACATCCGGCTGTACAACGCCGAGCCCGAGGGCTACAGCAACGGCGTCTGGCGCGCCGAGGCTGACGGCATGGCGCACATCCCGACCTTCACCCCGCTGTCCACCGAAGCGGCCGGCCCGCCGGTGCACCGCGCATGA
- a CDS encoding IS630 family transposase — MGRRPGVFVRQVSMAEGQRLQRITRTAKDPVKLRRAIVVLMSAQGQPAPDIAHLLKTSEDYVRDVIHAFNERGFDALDPKWSGGAPRRIDEQTRDWICVIARCDPRFLGRPFSCWSLAKLRDYLIEAGYVTAISAETIRRILHERGVSWQATKTWKASTDPDFTTKMRRILDLYDHPPADGRVICIDEFGPLNLQPRPGRAWRPQGQPVRLRATYTRDQGVRHMIAALDLTTGRLHYRIRDRKRWREFLAFLKTLRRRWPDQRLYLIVDNFSPHKHPEVRAWCAANQVDLVFLPTYASWLNWIEAEFAAVRYFALNGTDHRSHAEQDAAIGDYIRWRNQRARPKTGFATGSKIRNPDYPFKAA, encoded by the coding sequence GTGGGTAGACGCCCGGGGGTGTTCGTCCGGCAGGTGTCGATGGCCGAGGGTCAGCGGTTGCAGCGGATCACTCGGACGGCAAAGGACCCGGTGAAGCTGCGGCGGGCGATCGTGGTGCTGATGTCCGCACAGGGGCAGCCGGCGCCGGACATCGCTCACCTGCTCAAGACCAGCGAGGACTACGTGCGGGACGTGATCCACGCGTTCAACGAGCGGGGGTTCGACGCGTTGGACCCAAAATGGAGCGGGGGCGCACCGAGACGGATCGATGAGCAGACCCGCGACTGGATCTGCGTCATCGCCCGGTGCGACCCCCGCTTCCTCGGCCGACCGTTCTCCTGCTGGTCCCTGGCAAAGCTGCGCGACTACCTCATTGAGGCCGGCTACGTCACGGCGATCAGCGCCGAGACGATCCGGCGGATCCTGCACGAACGTGGCGTGTCGTGGCAGGCCACGAAGACATGGAAGGCCAGCACGGATCCCGACTTCACGACCAAGATGCGCCGGATCCTGGACCTCTACGACCACCCACCCGCCGACGGACGGGTGATCTGCATCGACGAGTTCGGGCCGCTGAACCTGCAACCCCGCCCCGGCCGCGCCTGGCGACCCCAGGGCCAGCCGGTGCGGCTACGCGCCACCTACACCCGGGACCAGGGCGTCCGGCACATGATCGCCGCCCTGGACCTGACCACCGGGCGCCTGCACTACCGCATCCGCGACCGCAAACGCTGGCGCGAGTTCCTGGCCTTCCTCAAGACCCTGCGCCGCCGCTGGCCCGACCAGCGCCTCTACCTCATCGTGGACAACTTCTCCCCGCACAAGCACCCCGAGGTCCGCGCCTGGTGCGCCGCCAATCAGGTCGACCTGGTGTTCCTACCGACCTACGCGTCATGGCTGAACTGGATCGAGGCCGAGTTTGCCGCGGTCCGCTACTTCGCTCTCAACGGCACCGACCACCGCAGCCACGCCGAACAGGATGCTGCCATCGGCGACTACATCCGCTGGCGCAACCAACGAGCCCGACCGAAAACCGGATTCGCCACCGGATCCAAGATCCGCAACCCGGATTACCCGTTCAAGGCTGCATGA
- a CDS encoding phenylacetate--CoA ligase family protein, with protein MTFLRQWTLRVASFSLTGLYTLHQIHPAVWRFMARNYRPYMGRFARLHAWMTCQFAAIDVPAYGDFLRRNGWRFRWFDLSSYPSTDKQSYVMAYPEAERCWHGELEIAGSVVDESSGSSGQPFNWIRSRRELRSVHKNLAGYATMVFPSKRRFVINAYSMGAWATGTNTGIAMSKIAMVKNTGPDLQKIADTLRYFGPDFEYIITAYPPFLKHLRDKLDAEDFPWGEYRISGLVGGEGMTEALRDYLEDRFLKVRSGYGASDLTIGIAGETDFTVWVRRRLRTDAALRAALLGPDEHRLPMIFQYNPLETYLETNADNEVICTINSTAVLNPKVRYNIGDEGRLIAYPDVLAAIDDPAARLDAERAGRADRIRLPLLFLFGRKDSTISYMGANIYPQDVEYGLYAGNPLAHLLQSFCLELEEHADLESRPVINLQVREDVTLGPEERLALAETCRDGVLRYLSEASRDFAESLVEDPSAADLRVKVHDYGTGPFAGTTSKIKNMYLVKGATT; from the coding sequence ATGACCTTCCTGCGTCAGTGGACGCTGCGGGTCGCGAGCTTCTCGTTGACCGGCCTCTATACGCTGCACCAGATCCATCCGGCGGTGTGGCGGTTCATGGCGCGCAACTACCGTCCGTACATGGGCCGCTTCGCTCGGCTGCACGCGTGGATGACCTGTCAGTTCGCCGCGATCGACGTGCCCGCGTACGGCGACTTCCTGCGCCGCAACGGGTGGCGATTCCGCTGGTTCGACCTGTCGTCCTACCCGTCGACGGACAAGCAGTCGTACGTGATGGCATACCCGGAGGCCGAGCGCTGCTGGCACGGTGAGCTCGAGATCGCCGGCAGCGTCGTCGACGAGTCCTCGGGCTCGTCCGGTCAGCCGTTCAACTGGATTCGCAGCCGCCGCGAACTGCGCTCGGTTCACAAGAACCTGGCCGGCTACGCGACCATGGTCTTTCCGTCGAAACGGCGCTTTGTCATCAATGCGTACTCGATGGGCGCCTGGGCCACGGGCACCAACACGGGCATCGCCATGTCCAAGATCGCTATGGTGAAGAACACCGGCCCGGATCTGCAGAAGATTGCGGACACTCTGCGGTACTTCGGGCCCGACTTCGAGTACATCATCACCGCGTACCCGCCGTTCCTCAAGCATCTGCGCGACAAGCTCGACGCCGAGGACTTTCCCTGGGGCGAGTACCGCATCAGCGGTCTGGTCGGCGGCGAGGGGATGACCGAGGCGCTGCGTGACTACCTGGAGGACCGCTTCCTCAAGGTGCGCTCCGGCTACGGCGCCAGCGACCTCACCATCGGTATCGCCGGGGAGACCGACTTCACCGTCTGGGTCCGTCGCCGGCTGCGCACCGACGCCGCCCTGCGGGCCGCCCTGCTCGGCCCCGACGAGCATCGGCTGCCAATGATCTTTCAGTACAACCCGCTCGAGACGTATCTGGAGACCAACGCCGACAACGAGGTGATCTGCACGATCAACTCGACGGCGGTGCTCAACCCCAAGGTGCGCTACAACATCGGCGACGAGGGCCGGCTGATCGCGTACCCGGACGTGTTGGCCGCAATCGACGACCCGGCCGCACGGCTCGATGCCGAACGCGCCGGACGGGCCGACCGGATACGGCTGCCGCTGCTGTTCCTGTTCGGCCGCAAGGACAGCACGATCTCGTACATGGGCGCCAACATCTACCCGCAGGACGTCGAGTACGGCCTCTACGCCGGCAATCCCCTCGCGCACCTGCTGCAAAGCTTCTGCCTGGAGCTGGAGGAGCACGCGGACCTGGAGAGCCGGCCAGTCATCAACCTGCAGGTGCGCGAGGATGTCACGCTCGGCCCCGAGGAACGGCTGGCCCTCGCCGAGACCTGCCGCGACGGGGTGCTGCGCTACCTCTCCGAGGCCAGCCGGGACTTCGCCGAGTCCCTCGTCGAGGACCCGTCCGCGGCCGACCTGCGGGTGAAGGTTCATGACTACGGCACCGGTCCGTTCGCCGGCACAACGTCCAAGATCAAGAATATGTACCTGGTGAAGGGTGCGACGACGTGA
- a CDS encoding AAA family ATPase — protein MTGDVVPVLWLCGPPGVGKTAVGWEIYSELIRSGVQTGYVDVDQLGMCYPEPAGDPGRHRMKTRNLNSVIAGYRAAGARCVVVSGVVDARQGVHRDELTQVALTVCRLRADEEQLAQRFVGRQGHDGGLAQALQEAANLDAGAVAEVCVDTSGLTVADVARQVHDRVNGWPWLSDLQGPLSAAEPVHGDSVADDPGAGVDPDGRVLWLCGATGVGKSTIGFQVYLKVLGAGLTAAYIDLSQIGFCGPTPADHRLKAHNLAALWRTYRDAGAQALVLVGPAEDESALAVYGGALPASAVTVCRLHAGRDTLTSRIMLRGQGRGSWPEPGDPLVGKPTAHLLSVAGQAAQEAEALERAAIGCRIDTDGYTIAEITDMVVARTGWPGQLPARHA, from the coding sequence ATGACCGGCGATGTGGTTCCTGTCCTGTGGCTGTGTGGCCCTCCCGGTGTCGGCAAGACCGCGGTCGGCTGGGAGATCTATTCGGAGTTGATCCGGTCTGGTGTCCAGACCGGCTACGTGGATGTGGACCAACTCGGGATGTGCTATCCGGAGCCGGCTGGCGATCCCGGCCGACACCGGATGAAGACACGCAATCTGAATAGTGTCATCGCCGGGTACCGGGCGGCGGGAGCCCGGTGCGTGGTGGTCTCGGGCGTCGTCGACGCCCGTCAAGGCGTGCACCGCGATGAGCTGACGCAGGTGGCGTTGACGGTCTGCCGGTTGCGGGCCGACGAGGAGCAGCTGGCACAGCGATTCGTCGGCCGGCAGGGACACGACGGCGGACTGGCACAGGCGTTGCAGGAGGCTGCCAACCTGGACGCTGGCGCTGTCGCCGAGGTCTGCGTGGACACCAGTGGGCTCACCGTGGCCGACGTGGCGCGGCAGGTGCACGACCGCGTGAACGGTTGGCCCTGGCTGAGCGACCTGCAAGGGCCGCTGTCCGCCGCTGAGCCCGTCCACGGCGACTCGGTCGCGGACGACCCCGGAGCTGGCGTGGATCCTGATGGGCGCGTGCTGTGGCTGTGTGGCGCCACCGGTGTCGGCAAGTCCACCATCGGTTTCCAGGTCTATCTGAAGGTTCTCGGCGCCGGGCTGACGGCCGCCTACATCGACCTGAGTCAGATTGGCTTCTGCGGCCCTACGCCCGCCGATCATCGCCTCAAGGCCCACAACCTCGCGGCCCTGTGGCGTACCTACCGTGACGCTGGCGCTCAGGCGCTGGTCCTGGTCGGCCCGGCAGAGGACGAGTCGGCCCTCGCCGTGTACGGCGGCGCACTGCCCGCATCGGCGGTGACTGTGTGTCGTCTGCACGCCGGTCGTGACACGCTGACCAGCCGGATCATGCTTCGCGGCCAAGGTCGTGGCAGCTGGCCGGAGCCGGGCGATCCACTGGTCGGCAAGCCCACCGCGCACCTGCTGAGCGTCGCCGGCCAGGCGGCGCAGGAGGCGGAGGCGCTGGAACGAGCCGCGATCGGCTGTCGAATCGACACCGACGGGTACACGATCGCGGAAATCACTGACATGGTGGTGGCCCGGACCGGGTGGCCGGGCCAGCTGCCGGCGCGGCACGCGTGA
- a CDS encoding BtrH N-terminal domain-containing protein, translated as MIIENVAFPAGQHCETTTLGALLRHEGLDLSEPMLFGLGEGLGFVYWDAKSMDFPFLGGRSKPTTITRTVADRLGLTLHIQETASPRRAWQNVAAALAAGRPVGLQLDSYHLDYFTTKVHFGAHFVAMYGYDDTHAYLIDTAQQGGTVRTTLTSLDRARNERGPMTARNLSYTIASPTGRPDLRDPIRTAIRNNAHAFLNPPIANLGHRGIAKAARQVARWLDRSSDPSHHLPLLAALMEHGGTGGALFRAMYRDFLAECATIVEDDNVRLGHQLYGAIAPLWTEVSHHITAAGTTGNPDHLTQASAILTELADREHHAMQILAGIRTD; from the coding sequence ATGATCATCGAGAATGTGGCGTTCCCCGCCGGTCAGCACTGCGAGACCACCACGCTCGGCGCCCTGCTACGCCACGAGGGTCTCGACCTGTCCGAGCCCATGCTGTTCGGCCTCGGCGAAGGTCTGGGCTTCGTCTACTGGGACGCCAAGAGCATGGACTTTCCATTCCTCGGCGGCCGCAGCAAGCCGACCACGATCACCCGGACCGTGGCCGACCGGCTGGGCCTGACGCTGCACATCCAGGAGACCGCCTCGCCCCGTAGGGCCTGGCAGAACGTCGCCGCCGCCCTCGCCGCCGGACGCCCGGTCGGCCTGCAACTGGACTCCTACCACCTGGACTACTTCACCACGAAGGTCCACTTCGGGGCCCACTTCGTCGCGATGTACGGCTACGACGACACCCACGCCTACCTGATCGACACCGCCCAGCAGGGCGGCACCGTGAGGACCACGCTGACGAGCCTGGACCGGGCCCGCAACGAACGCGGACCGATGACCGCGCGCAACCTCTCCTACACCATCGCCAGCCCCACCGGCCGGCCCGATCTGCGCGACCCCATTCGGACGGCCATCCGCAACAACGCACACGCCTTCCTCAACCCACCCATCGCCAACCTCGGCCACCGCGGCATCGCCAAGGCGGCCCGACAGGTGGCGCGGTGGCTCGACCGCTCAAGCGACCCGTCCCACCACCTCCCGCTGCTCGCAGCGCTGATGGAACACGGCGGTACCGGCGGCGCCCTGTTTCGTGCCATGTACCGCGACTTCCTCGCCGAATGCGCCACAATCGTCGAGGACGACAACGTCCGCCTCGGTCACCAGCTGTACGGCGCGATCGCGCCGTTGTGGACCGAGGTCTCCCACCACATCACGGCCGCCGGAACAACCGGCAACCCAGACCACCTGACCCAGGCCTCGGCAATCCTCACCGAACTCGCAGACAGGGAACACCACGCCATGCAGATCCTGGCCGGCATTCGCACCGACTAA
- a CDS encoding Xaa-Pro dipeptidyl-peptidase, giving the protein MRQPRYRTLLAAALATTSVLAVPAAPAGAAPAPSPGIVVSDGMTQPVFSFADAIEERVWVETPLDTDHDGVLDRVVADISRPRETATEGFKVPVIFEHSPYRKGTWNDVPYPSVLVDELPQTGLTKHLRSQSQAIGIQQAKANLPGTLDDYYVPRGYAVVLGQSIGTADSDGCPTSGDMAETLGTKAIIDWLGGRAKAYNAAGEPVTADWTTGAVGMTGVSYNGTLPNMVATTGVENLKTIIPVAAISNWYDYYRANGLVVAPGTYQGEDLDILAQYTAGRARAEGRCADEIAQLTTEQDRITGDYSDFWRARDYLPDAKKVTASVFVVHGLNDWNVKTENFAGWWDRLAAADVPRKIWLHQGGHGGPGNTATVTLPDGQAWTYKQTENRWFDYWLWGVRNGIMTEPTAVLQREDRSYTTYANWPDPGARDVALHLASDSATEPGSLIANGPRNERAEQSFVDEGRTTSPSTLVAAPDAASANRLVYRSPVLTGDVRLSGRPEMRLRMSIDNRDDANLSVYLVDYGAPGSTTRPVVVTRGWMDPQNRTGWSHTTAIKQGLMYDYRWTLQPKDYVFAAGHRIGVVVFSTDQEYTLLPLGGTRLTVQPGSSRLTLPIVGGREALGF; this is encoded by the coding sequence GTGCGCCAACCGCGCTACCGCACTCTGCTTGCCGCCGCTCTAGCCACCACATCGGTCCTGGCCGTGCCGGCAGCACCGGCCGGCGCTGCGCCGGCGCCGTCACCCGGCATCGTCGTCAGCGACGGGATGACCCAACCAGTGTTCTCGTTCGCCGACGCCATCGAGGAACGGGTGTGGGTGGAGACGCCACTCGACACCGACCACGACGGCGTGCTGGACCGGGTCGTCGCCGACATCTCCCGCCCTCGCGAGACCGCCACGGAGGGCTTCAAGGTCCCCGTCATCTTCGAGCACAGCCCGTACCGCAAGGGCACCTGGAACGACGTGCCGTACCCGAGTGTGCTGGTGGACGAGCTGCCGCAGACCGGGCTCACCAAGCACCTGCGCAGCCAGTCGCAGGCAATCGGGATCCAGCAGGCCAAGGCCAACCTGCCCGGCACCCTCGACGACTACTACGTCCCGCGGGGGTACGCGGTGGTGCTCGGGCAGAGCATCGGCACCGCGGACTCCGACGGCTGTCCGACCAGTGGGGACATGGCGGAGACGTTGGGCACGAAGGCCATCATCGACTGGCTGGGCGGCCGGGCGAAGGCGTACAACGCCGCCGGTGAGCCGGTAACCGCCGACTGGACCACCGGAGCGGTGGGCATGACCGGCGTGTCATACAACGGGACGCTGCCCAACATGGTCGCCACGACCGGGGTCGAGAACCTCAAGACCATCATCCCAGTTGCCGCGATCAGCAACTGGTACGACTACTACCGAGCCAACGGACTCGTGGTGGCACCGGGCACCTACCAGGGCGAGGACCTCGACATCCTGGCGCAGTACACGGCGGGCAGAGCGCGCGCCGAGGGCCGATGCGCCGACGAGATCGCCCAGTTGACGACGGAACAGGACCGGATCACCGGTGACTACAGCGACTTCTGGCGGGCACGCGACTACCTGCCGGACGCCAAGAAGGTCACCGCCAGCGTCTTCGTCGTGCACGGCCTCAACGACTGGAACGTGAAGACGGAGAACTTCGCCGGCTGGTGGGACCGGCTCGCCGCAGCGGACGTGCCGCGCAAGATCTGGCTGCACCAGGGCGGCCATGGCGGCCCGGGCAACACCGCGACGGTGACCCTGCCGGATGGCCAGGCGTGGACGTACAAGCAGACCGAGAACCGCTGGTTCGACTACTGGCTGTGGGGAGTGCGGAACGGCATCATGACCGAGCCCACGGCGGTCCTGCAGCGCGAGGACCGGTCCTACACCACGTACGCCAACTGGCCGGACCCGGGCGCCCGGGACGTGGCGCTGCACCTCGCCAGCGACAGCGCCACCGAGCCCGGCAGCCTGATCGCCAACGGCCCGCGCAACGAGCGAGCCGAGCAGTCCTTCGTGGACGAGGGCCGTACGACCAGCCCGAGCACGTTGGTGGCCGCTCCCGACGCGGCCAGCGCCAACCGGCTCGTCTACCGCTCGCCGGTGCTGACCGGCGACGTGCGGCTGTCCGGGCGCCCCGAGATGCGGTTGCGGATGTCCATCGACAACCGCGACGACGCGAACCTGTCGGTCTACCTGGTCGACTACGGCGCTCCCGGCTCGACCACGCGGCCGGTGGTGGTGACCCGGGGGTGGATGGATCCGCAGAACCGGACCGGTTGGTCGCACACGACCGCCATCAAGCAGGGGTTGATGTACGACTACCGCTGGACCCTGCAGCCGAAGGACTACGTCTTCGCGGCGGGGCACCGGATCGGGGTGGTCGTCTTCTCCACCGATCAGGAATACACCCTGCTACCGCTCGGCGGCACCCGACTGACCGTCCAGCCCGGCTCCAGCCGTCTCACCCTGCCGATCGTCGGCGGCCGCGAGGCGCTCGGCTTCTGA
- a CDS encoding choice-of-anchor tandem repeat NxxGxxAF-containing protein, producing the protein MGLLSPPGSAAAASVAGQVLAGEASSYTQVELQARSNLLVNDNGYHLPPGSQFNSITPVINDAGQVAFRVQLVPDQVDPSAYHPGLWHGGHGDGGIVYTGPTDALADTDVSINASGDVAFTLSSGGTDNSLYRYDASTRTATRVGTSPVLPNSYRDPQIATAGDIGFQANFGGGRALAAYRGGAGVVYASDKTLDPGSPYTYIYTPSYNSAGQFAAKVATSDDYVTKVELRLFNADGSSKRILANQATDPASPYKAFNNSFAFNDAGTVAVIATRVDNKRVLVRSDGTTTTELVVADPQATVRDFEYFRPAINNAGQVAFRAVDAQGQAIYVSDDDSLVRVVGKADMVETDLGVGQIGQHDSSSVFGGAPSINSHGDVVFTAALHPKGNNQVEWGTGVFVAYAARSAPPYTLAINVGGGEYVDAAGQKWEADHPYSAGGWGYVADKKAKAESTQKDIAGTPDAALFQSRLTKFSSYRIDDLPAGTYAIDLGFAEFQQNVKLGSRVFSVRIGDQVVLKDHDVAVEVGGLAADQQQVVVEHRGGALVLEFSGDRTDPILNALRISTVTSR; encoded by the coding sequence GTGGGTCTGCTGTCTCCACCGGGCAGCGCCGCGGCAGCATCAGTCGCGGGGCAGGTATTGGCTGGTGAGGCATCCAGCTACACCCAGGTGGAACTCCAGGCGCGAAGTAATCTCCTGGTCAACGACAACGGCTACCACCTACCGCCGGGGTCGCAGTTCAACAGCATTACGCCCGTCATCAACGATGCGGGCCAGGTCGCGTTTCGGGTGCAGTTGGTGCCCGACCAGGTTGACCCGTCCGCCTACCACCCTGGGCTGTGGCATGGCGGGCACGGCGACGGCGGGATCGTCTACACCGGGCCGACCGACGCGCTGGCCGACACCGACGTGAGCATCAACGCCTCCGGCGACGTCGCTTTCACCCTGTCCAGCGGCGGGACGGACAACTCCCTGTACCGGTACGACGCCAGCACGCGGACGGCCACCCGGGTCGGTACATCGCCGGTCCTGCCCAACTCCTACCGTGACCCGCAGATCGCAACCGCGGGCGACATCGGCTTCCAGGCCAACTTCGGTGGCGGGCGGGCACTCGCGGCGTACCGGGGCGGCGCCGGCGTCGTCTACGCCAGCGACAAGACCCTCGACCCGGGCAGCCCCTACACCTACATTTACACGCCGAGCTACAACAGCGCGGGTCAGTTCGCGGCGAAGGTCGCCACGTCCGACGACTACGTCACCAAGGTTGAGCTCCGCCTCTTCAACGCCGATGGCTCGTCGAAACGCATCCTGGCCAATCAGGCGACCGACCCGGCTTCGCCGTACAAGGCGTTCAACAACAGCTTCGCGTTCAACGACGCCGGCACCGTCGCGGTCATCGCGACCCGGGTCGACAACAAGCGGGTCCTGGTGCGAAGCGACGGCACCACGACAACCGAGCTCGTTGTCGCCGATCCGCAGGCAACGGTGCGTGACTTCGAGTACTTCCGGCCGGCGATCAACAATGCCGGCCAGGTCGCCTTCCGAGCGGTGGATGCCCAGGGCCAGGCCATCTACGTCAGCGATGACGATTCGCTGGTCCGCGTCGTCGGCAAGGCAGACATGGTGGAGACCGACCTGGGCGTCGGGCAGATCGGCCAGCACGACTCGAGCTCCGTCTTCGGCGGTGCACCTTCGATCAACAGCCACGGGGACGTCGTCTTCACCGCCGCGCTCCACCCCAAGGGCAACAACCAGGTGGAGTGGGGGACCGGCGTGTTCGTCGCCTACGCCGCCCGAAGCGCTCCCCCCTACACGCTGGCGATCAACGTCGGGGGAGGGGAGTACGTCGACGCGGCCGGCCAGAAATGGGAGGCTGACCACCCCTACAGTGCCGGCGGGTGGGGATACGTCGCCGACAAGAAGGCCAAGGCTGAATCCACCCAGAAGGACATCGCGGGAACGCCCGACGCTGCCCTGTTCCAGTCTCGGCTCACGAAGTTCAGCAGCTACCGGATCGACGACCTGCCCGCCGGAACATACGCCATCGACCTTGGATTCGCCGAGTTCCAGCAGAACGTCAAGCTCGGCAGCCGCGTCTTCTCGGTCCGCATCGGCGATCAGGTCGTGCTGAAGGACCATGACGTCGCCGTGGAAGTCGGCGGCCTGGCAGCTGACCAGCAGCAGGTCGTGGTCGAGCACCGGGGCGGCGCTCTCGTGCTCGAGTTCAGCGGCGACAGGACGGATCCCATCCTCAACGCACTGCGGATCAGCACGGTGACGTCCCGCTAA